One Littorina saxatilis isolate snail1 linkage group LG1, US_GU_Lsax_2.0, whole genome shotgun sequence genomic window carries:
- the LOC138971190 gene encoding riboflavin transporter 2-like: protein MSQDLCQVRGTNVVVLLLVMMFAISSWVDINGLWVELPILTQRLPEGWNLPSYMAVIIQVANIAPLTYVIVHSVFPKRNIEVPVIYTIITVGAVSCLLLSFFWDATAVIAGELHSVGLLALQFFLALVDCTSSVVYLPFMGSFKQEYMTAFYIGEGFSGLLPSLVSLAQGAGEMRCVNQSIMQNVTVDGASTMEPSFVVYPQYETPKFSIEVFFFFLCGMLVVSFISFTLLNFWPYAKKEKVDGSVESEQEGQIRSQLSFQSSASTASYELNSHMNQPRFLDPATVREAQSLQSDINSRSRLLMNSPTDSSTSGPEVSEYALDEVVTITAERKQLRKWEYLTLLLLTAWVNGLGNGVLPSIQSYSCLPYSIEAYHLAVTLSSIANPVACFVTFFLRAKSLRSVSILSIVGSILATYVIYTAASSPSPPLSNHSLGSFTVVTAWVLVVFFLTYIKVSIASMLREEGKKALLWCGAFTQVGSLVGALIMFFILNFYKLFKQANLCA, encoded by the exons ATGAGTCAAGACTTGTGTCAAGTTCGTGGGACCAATGTGGTGGTGCTGTTGCTGGTGATGATGTTTGCCATCTCGTCGTGGGTGGACATCAACGGTCTTTGGGTGGAGCTGCCCATCCTCACCCAGCGACTGCCCGAGGGATGGAACCTCCCGTCCTACATGGCCGTCATTATTCAG GTTGCAAACATTGCTCCCCTGACCTACGTCATCGTCCACTCCGTGTTCCCAAAGCGCAACATTGAAGTCCCGGTCATCTACACCATTATCACTGTGGGTGCCGTCTCCTGTCTGCTCCTGTCCTTTTTCTGGGATGCCACGGCCGTCATCGCAGGAGAGCTGCATAGCGTTGGGTTGCTGGCGCTGCAGTTTTTCCTGGCTCTTGTTGACTGCACATCATCTGTTGTCTACCTTCCTTTCATGGGCTCCTTCAAACAGGAATACATGACAGCCTTCTACATCGGGGAGGGCTTCAGCGGTCTCTTGCCCAGTTTGGTGTCGTTGGCTCAAGGCGCTGGGGAGATGCGTTGTGTCAATCAGTCCATCATGCAGAACGTAACTGTCGATGGTGCGTCGACAATGGAGCCATCATTTGTTGTCTATCCGCAGTATGAAACTCCCAAGTTTTCTATTgaggttttcttcttctttctgtgTGGTATGCTGGTGGTCAGTTTCATTTCTTTCACTCTGTTGAACTTTTGGCCTTACGCTAAGAAAGAAAAGGTGGATGGGAGTGTGGAGTCGGAGCAAGAAGGTCAAATTAGATCACAGCTATCGTTCCAGTCTTCAGCTTCAACAGCGTCATATGAGCTCAACTCTCACATGAATCAGCCAAG ATTTTTGGATCCAGCTACAGTGAGAGAGGCCCAGTCACTTCAGTCAGATATCAACTCCCGCAGTCGTTTACTGATGAACTCACCGACGGACTCCAGCACCTCAGGACCAGAAGTATCGGAGTATGCTCTGGATGAAGTTGTCACCATTACTGCTGAGCGAAAGCAGTTGAGAAAGTGGGAATACCtgacgttgttgttgctgaCAGCCTGGGTGAACGGACTGGGCAATGGGGTGTTGCCGTCTATACAGTCCTACTCCTGTTTACCGTACAGTATAGAG gcGTACCACCTTGCAGTAACGCTGTCCAGTATAGCCAACCCTGTGGCATGCTTTGTCACGTTCTTCCTCCGAGCCAAGTCACTGCGCTCTGTCTCCATTCTCTCCATTGTGGGATCCATTCTCGCCACCTATGTTATATACACTGCTGCCTCTAGTCCTTCGCCTCCTCTGAGTAATCATTCCTTGGGATCATTCACAGTG GTGACAGCGTGGGTGCTGGTTGTGTTTTTCTTGACCTACATCAAGGTCAGCATAGCGTCCATGCTGCGAGAGGAGGGTAAGAAGGCGTTGCTATGGTGCGGGGCCTTCACACAAGTCGGGTCCCTGGTGGGAGCGCTCATCATGTTCTTCATCCTCAACTTCTACAAACTCTTCAAGCAGGCAAATCTTTGTGCTTGA